The following are encoded together in the Coffea arabica cultivar ET-39 chromosome 1c, Coffea Arabica ET-39 HiFi, whole genome shotgun sequence genome:
- the LOC140004283 gene encoding putative uridine kinase C227.14 isoform X3 translates to MLAPDCAEGLLLKKTNFNYFDRGYVSGLPALSRNYSLLFHQTGLQIHKKAHFQVFCGKQRETPVIEAACMEDIYDALAERLVPTAAAASTSNYKHIVGLAGPPGAGKTTLASEVARRINALWPQKCISFDSQVDPSEAAIVLPMDGFHLYQHQLDAMEDPEKAHARRGAPWTFDPALLLRCLETMRDQGSVYAPSFDHGVGDPVEDDIFVDVRHKVVIVEGNYLLLEESVWKDISTIFDEKWFVDVDMEIAMERVLQRHISTGKPPHVAKWRIDYNDRPNAELIMKSKNNADLIVKSVDLSR, encoded by the exons AT GCTTGCTCCTGATTGTGCAGAGGGACTGCTGTTGAAGAAGACAAACTTTAATTATTTCGATCGAGGTTATGTATCAGGTTTGCCTGCACTTAGCAGAAACTATTCTCTGCTCTTTCATCAAACTGGACTCCAAATTCACAAGAAAGCTCATTTTCAG GTTTTCTGTGGCAAACAGAGGGAGACTCCTGTCATAGAGGCTGC GTGCATGGAGGACATATATGATGCTTTAGCTGAACGTCTTGTTCCCACTGCTGCAGCAGCTTCAACTTCCAACTACAA GCACATAGTTGGTCTGGCTGGTCCCCCAGGTGCTGGGAAAACTACTCTTGCTTCTGAGGTGGCTCGACGTATCAACGCGTTATGGCCTCAGAAATGCATTTCCTTTGATTCTCAAGTTGATCCTTCAGAAGCAGCTATCGTTCTTCCCATGGACGGTTTCCACCTTTATCAGCACCAGCTTGATGCAATGGAG GATCCAGAGAAAGCCCATGCAAGAAGGGGAG CTCCATGGACTTTTGACCCTGCACTGCTTCTAAGGTGCCTCGAGACTATGAGAGATCAG gGATCAGTTTATGCTCCATCTTTTGACCACGGAGTTGGCGATCCTGTTGAAGATGACATCTTTGTTGATGTTAG GCACAAAGTGGTGATAGTTGAAGGTAATTATTTGCTGCTGGAAGAAAGTGTATGGAAGGATATTTCAACCATATTTGATGAGAAGTG GTTTGTTGATGTAGACATGGAGATAGCAATGGAACGGGTTCTACAGAGACACATATCAACAG GAAAGCCACCTCATGTTGCTAAATGGCGG ATAGATTACAACGATCGACCCAATGCCGAACTCATTATGAAATCAAAGAATAATGCAGATCTGATCGTGAAGTCCGTTGACCTCTCAAGGTGA
- the LOC140004283 gene encoding putative uridine kinase C227.14 isoform X1: protein MEIAASASWYMFGTRTGTQQFCPPSPSEGLLLKKTNFNYFDRGYVSGLPALSRNYSLLFHQTGLQIHKKAHFQVFCGKQRETPVIEAACMEDIYDALAERLVPTAAAASTSNYKHIVGLAGPPGAGKTTLASEVARRINALWPQKCISFDSQVDPSEAAIVLPMDGFHLYQHQLDAMEDPEKAHARRGAPWTFDPALLLRCLETMRDQGSVYAPSFDHGVGDPVEDDIFVDVRHKVVIVEGNYLLLEESVWKDISTIFDEKWFVDVDMEIAMERVLQRHISTGKPPHVAKWRIDYNDRPNAELIMKSKNNADLIVKSVDLSR from the exons ATGGAGATAGCTGCTTCTGCTTCTTGGTATATGTTTGGTACAAGGACCGGTACCCAACAATTCTGTCCACCTTCGCCCTCAG AGGGACTGCTGTTGAAGAAGACAAACTTTAATTATTTCGATCGAGGTTATGTATCAGGTTTGCCTGCACTTAGCAGAAACTATTCTCTGCTCTTTCATCAAACTGGACTCCAAATTCACAAGAAAGCTCATTTTCAG GTTTTCTGTGGCAAACAGAGGGAGACTCCTGTCATAGAGGCTGC GTGCATGGAGGACATATATGATGCTTTAGCTGAACGTCTTGTTCCCACTGCTGCAGCAGCTTCAACTTCCAACTACAA GCACATAGTTGGTCTGGCTGGTCCCCCAGGTGCTGGGAAAACTACTCTTGCTTCTGAGGTGGCTCGACGTATCAACGCGTTATGGCCTCAGAAATGCATTTCCTTTGATTCTCAAGTTGATCCTTCAGAAGCAGCTATCGTTCTTCCCATGGACGGTTTCCACCTTTATCAGCACCAGCTTGATGCAATGGAG GATCCAGAGAAAGCCCATGCAAGAAGGGGAG CTCCATGGACTTTTGACCCTGCACTGCTTCTAAGGTGCCTCGAGACTATGAGAGATCAG gGATCAGTTTATGCTCCATCTTTTGACCACGGAGTTGGCGATCCTGTTGAAGATGACATCTTTGTTGATGTTAG GCACAAAGTGGTGATAGTTGAAGGTAATTATTTGCTGCTGGAAGAAAGTGTATGGAAGGATATTTCAACCATATTTGATGAGAAGTG GTTTGTTGATGTAGACATGGAGATAGCAATGGAACGGGTTCTACAGAGACACATATCAACAG GAAAGCCACCTCATGTTGCTAAATGGCGG ATAGATTACAACGATCGACCCAATGCCGAACTCATTATGAAATCAAAGAATAATGCAGATCTGATCGTGAAGTCCGTTGACCTCTCAAGGTGA
- the LOC140004283 gene encoding putative uridine kinase C227.14 isoform X2 produces the protein MEIAASASWYMFGTRTGTQQFCPPSPSEGLLLKKTNFNYFDRGYVSGLPALSRNYSLLFHQTGLQIHKKAHFQVFCGKQRETPVIEAACMEDIYDALAERLVPTAAAASTSNYKHIVGLAGPPGAGKTTLASEVARRINALWPQKCISFDSQVDPSEAAIVLPMDGFHLYQHQLDAMEDPEKAHARRGAPWTFDPALLLRCLETMRDQGSVYAPSFDHGVGDPVEDDIFVDVRHKVVIVEGNYLLLEESVWKDISTIFDEKWFVDVDMEIAMERVLQRHISTGKPPHVAKWRITTIDPMPNSL, from the exons ATGGAGATAGCTGCTTCTGCTTCTTGGTATATGTTTGGTACAAGGACCGGTACCCAACAATTCTGTCCACCTTCGCCCTCAG AGGGACTGCTGTTGAAGAAGACAAACTTTAATTATTTCGATCGAGGTTATGTATCAGGTTTGCCTGCACTTAGCAGAAACTATTCTCTGCTCTTTCATCAAACTGGACTCCAAATTCACAAGAAAGCTCATTTTCAG GTTTTCTGTGGCAAACAGAGGGAGACTCCTGTCATAGAGGCTGC GTGCATGGAGGACATATATGATGCTTTAGCTGAACGTCTTGTTCCCACTGCTGCAGCAGCTTCAACTTCCAACTACAA GCACATAGTTGGTCTGGCTGGTCCCCCAGGTGCTGGGAAAACTACTCTTGCTTCTGAGGTGGCTCGACGTATCAACGCGTTATGGCCTCAGAAATGCATTTCCTTTGATTCTCAAGTTGATCCTTCAGAAGCAGCTATCGTTCTTCCCATGGACGGTTTCCACCTTTATCAGCACCAGCTTGATGCAATGGAG GATCCAGAGAAAGCCCATGCAAGAAGGGGAG CTCCATGGACTTTTGACCCTGCACTGCTTCTAAGGTGCCTCGAGACTATGAGAGATCAG gGATCAGTTTATGCTCCATCTTTTGACCACGGAGTTGGCGATCCTGTTGAAGATGACATCTTTGTTGATGTTAG GCACAAAGTGGTGATAGTTGAAGGTAATTATTTGCTGCTGGAAGAAAGTGTATGGAAGGATATTTCAACCATATTTGATGAGAAGTG GTTTGTTGATGTAGACATGGAGATAGCAATGGAACGGGTTCTACAGAGACACATATCAACAG GAAAGCCACCTCATGTTGCTAAATGGCGG ATTACAACGATCGACCCAATGCCGAACTCATTATGA
- the LOC140004283 gene encoding ATP-dependent kinase-like protein notR' isoform X4: MYQVFCGKQRETPVIEAACMEDIYDALAERLVPTAAAASTSNYKHIVGLAGPPGAGKTTLASEVARRINALWPQKCISFDSQVDPSEAAIVLPMDGFHLYQHQLDAMEDPEKAHARRGAPWTFDPALLLRCLETMRDQGSVYAPSFDHGVGDPVEDDIFVDVRHKVVIVEGNYLLLEESVWKDISTIFDEKWFVDVDMEIAMERVLQRHISTGKPPHVAKWRIDYNDRPNAELIMKSKNNADLIVKSVDLSR; the protein is encoded by the exons ATGTATCAG GTTTTCTGTGGCAAACAGAGGGAGACTCCTGTCATAGAGGCTGC GTGCATGGAGGACATATATGATGCTTTAGCTGAACGTCTTGTTCCCACTGCTGCAGCAGCTTCAACTTCCAACTACAA GCACATAGTTGGTCTGGCTGGTCCCCCAGGTGCTGGGAAAACTACTCTTGCTTCTGAGGTGGCTCGACGTATCAACGCGTTATGGCCTCAGAAATGCATTTCCTTTGATTCTCAAGTTGATCCTTCAGAAGCAGCTATCGTTCTTCCCATGGACGGTTTCCACCTTTATCAGCACCAGCTTGATGCAATGGAG GATCCAGAGAAAGCCCATGCAAGAAGGGGAG CTCCATGGACTTTTGACCCTGCACTGCTTCTAAGGTGCCTCGAGACTATGAGAGATCAG gGATCAGTTTATGCTCCATCTTTTGACCACGGAGTTGGCGATCCTGTTGAAGATGACATCTTTGTTGATGTTAG GCACAAAGTGGTGATAGTTGAAGGTAATTATTTGCTGCTGGAAGAAAGTGTATGGAAGGATATTTCAACCATATTTGATGAGAAGTG GTTTGTTGATGTAGACATGGAGATAGCAATGGAACGGGTTCTACAGAGACACATATCAACAG GAAAGCCACCTCATGTTGCTAAATGGCGG ATAGATTACAACGATCGACCCAATGCCGAACTCATTATGAAATCAAAGAATAATGCAGATCTGATCGTGAAGTCCGTTGACCTCTCAAGGTGA